A genome region from Drosophila simulans strain w501 chromosome 2R, Prin_Dsim_3.1, whole genome shotgun sequence includes the following:
- the LOC6735919 gene encoding tumor necrosis factor alpha-induced protein 8-like protein isoform X2, whose product MADNVFKSHDIGLRAQKKILSRMATKNIAKTFIDGTTASLLDNLYRLCKMHTGNKAKAEKLIKNIIKIVIKIGVLHRNNQFSDEELQKAELFKRKFQNTQLSIISFYEVDFTFDLPYLQKSIAESQVALKSIVQPHLTEKSLGRIDEVFDFFGEEALLETAFRADSPYREVMGKIVADINAAMETGDI is encoded by the exons ATGGCGGACAATGTCTTCAAGTCGCACGATATCGGGCTGCGGGCGCAGAAGAAGATCCTCTCACGCATGGCCACCAAAAACATCGCCAAGACCTTCATCGATGGCACGACGGCGTCGCTGCTGGACAACCTCTACAGGCTCTGCAAGATGCACACGGGGAACAAGGCCAAGGCGGAGAAGCTGATCAAAAACATCATCAAGATCGTGATCAAGATCGGTGTGCTCCACCGGAACAATCAGTTCAGCGACGAGGAGCTGCAGAAAGCGGAGCTCTTTAAGAGAAAGTTTCAG AACACGCAGCTGTCCATCATATCATTCTACGAAGTGGACTTCACGTTCGACCTGCCCTACCTGCAAAAGTCAATAGCCGAATCGCAAGTGGCGCTGAAGTCGATTGTGCAGCCGCATCTCACAGAGAAGTCGCTGGGCCGCATCGACGAGGTGTTCGATTTCTTCGGCGAGGAGGCGCTGCTGGAGACGGCTTTCCGAGCGGACTCCCCCTACCGCGAGGTGATGGGAAAGATCGTGGCGGACATAAACGCCGCCATGGAAACAGGAGATATCTGA
- the LOC6735919 gene encoding tumor necrosis factor alpha-induced protein 8-like protein isoform X1: MSVAGLRQCLLLWSVDYWNLEVMADNVFKSHDIGLRAQKKILSRMATKNIAKTFIDGTTASLLDNLYRLCKMHTGNKAKAEKLIKNIIKIVIKIGVLHRNNQFSDEELQKAELFKRKFQNTQLSIISFYEVDFTFDLPYLQKSIAESQVALKSIVQPHLTEKSLGRIDEVFDFFGEEALLETAFRADSPYREVMGKIVADINAAMETGDI, translated from the exons ATGTCGGTGGCCGGGCTTCGACAATGTCTGCTGCTGTGGAGCGTCGACTACTGGAATTTGGAAG TCATGGCGGACAATGTCTTCAAGTCGCACGATATCGGGCTGCGGGCGCAGAAGAAGATCCTCTCACGCATGGCCACCAAAAACATCGCCAAGACCTTCATCGATGGCACGACGGCGTCGCTGCTGGACAACCTCTACAGGCTCTGCAAGATGCACACGGGGAACAAGGCCAAGGCGGAGAAGCTGATCAAAAACATCATCAAGATCGTGATCAAGATCGGTGTGCTCCACCGGAACAATCAGTTCAGCGACGAGGAGCTGCAGAAAGCGGAGCTCTTTAAGAGAAAGTTTCAG AACACGCAGCTGTCCATCATATCATTCTACGAAGTGGACTTCACGTTCGACCTGCCCTACCTGCAAAAGTCAATAGCCGAATCGCAAGTGGCGCTGAAGTCGATTGTGCAGCCGCATCTCACAGAGAAGTCGCTGGGCCGCATCGACGAGGTGTTCGATTTCTTCGGCGAGGAGGCGCTGCTGGAGACGGCTTTCCGAGCGGACTCCCCCTACCGCGAGGTGATGGGAAAGATCGTGGCGGACATAAACGCCGCCATGGAAACAGGAGATATCTGA
- the LOC6735920 gene encoding protein lethal(2)denticleless, producing the protein MNIYNKLRAREHGYGNERTYDFALRRLSVAKEDSWRGIAPANYCPDFNPEPPIFSAKFANCDGYRHILAIANEDGKITLQDTTQRNHQPEEQSLVGPQCHYNAVFDLEWAPGQMRFVSASGDHTARLWEVAGSGIRGLNSYVGHTRSVKSAAFKRTDPAVFATGGRDGAILIWDIRANLNMDLTSRVDNCIYSGHTGGPGTPVSQRKQRTRTPKMAGGTTSSSITGLAFQDNDTLISCGAGDGVIKVWDLRRNYTAYKKEPLPRHKLPYAGSSTFRGFTNLIVDASGTRLYANCMDNTIYCYNLASYSPRPLACYKGLLNSTFYIKSCLSPDGKYLLSGSSDERAYIWNLDHAEEPLVALAGHTVEVTCVAWGSSHDCPIVTCSDDARHKIWRIGPDLDGLSEAERAEKYRGTASYVREFGKKAVGPSSGNHKYNLRDLESTPRSLKRLMDQNERTPGSVEKTTTKRSFLEMLGVAGQETEATEHPQKRAKPLESRGRRLFGPSSQETACRHIQLQPINEEDASPSKRQKENSAAEDVSPLHKLLSTPSHSPLSENVNHMYTSPPTTSAAAAAVAADAVNPPPISAAIYSPTSNLPNYVLDGEAPHLGIMSPKRKAKEKVDWLTNIRKQKLMSGRAHVTLSEKISEEQQTDVLASPRLQSLRQSECSPRIHASPRRRISHTDGGGGTPAGSSSHSHSQSQPKTPTSSRRNSETTLLRFFSIQRSSSVPAGETTTTNAAPSSPDPHPPAVTAPASTPLSMRTPTTAVGSD; encoded by the exons ATGAACATTTACAACAAGTTGCGGGCCAGGGAGCACGGCTACG GCAATGAGAGGACCTACGACTTCGCCCTGCGCCGCCTTTCCGTGGCCAAGGAGGACAGCTGGCGGGGCATCGCGCCGGCCAACTACTGCCCAGACTTCAATCCGGAACCGCCGATCTTCTCCGCCAAGTTCGCCAACTGCGACGGTTACCGGCACATCCTGGCGATCGCCAACGAGGACGGCAAGATCACGCTGCAGGACACCACCCAGCGCAACCACCAGCCGGAGGAGCAGTCCCTGGTGGGCCCGCAGTGCCACTACAACGCCGTTTTCGATCTGGAATGGGCCCCCGGCCAGATGCGCTTCGTCTCCGCCTCGGGCGATCACACTGCCAGGCTGTGGGAGGTGGCGGGCTCTGGCATCCGCGGCCTGAACTCCTATGTGGGCCACACAAGGTCCGTCAAGTCGGCGGCCTTCAAGCGCACCGATCCCGCTGTCTTCGCAACCGGTGGACGTGATGGCGCCATTCTCATCTGGGACATCAGAGCCAATCTGAATATGGACCTCACCTCACGCGTGGACAACTGCATCTACAGCGGGCACACGGGCGGACCTGGCACGCCAGTCTCGCAGCGCAAGCAGCGCACACGCACTCCCAAGATGGCCGGAGGAACCACCTCGAGCAGCATCACCGGCTTGGCTTTCCAGGACAACGATACACTGATCTCCTGTGGTGCCGGCGACGGAGTCATCAAAGTGTGGGACCTGCGGCGCAACTACACAGCCTACAAAAAGGAGCCACTGCCCAGGCACAAGCTGCCATATGCCGGCAGCTCCACCTTCCGTGGATTCACCAACCTCATTGTGGACGCGTCGGGCACGAGGCTGTATGCCAACTGCATGGACAACACCATCTATTGCTACAATCTAGCCTCCTACTCGCCCCGCCCGCTGGCCTGCTACAAGGGACTCCTTAACTCCACGTTCTACATCAAATCCTGCCTCAGCCCGGACGGCAAGTATCTGCTGAGCGGAAGCAGCGACGAGCGGGCTTACATCTGGAACCTGGACCACGCCGAGGAGCCGCTCGTCGCACTGGCCGGACACACGGTGGAGGTGACCTGCGTGGCCTGGGGCTCCAGCCACGATTGTCCCATTGTCACGTGCAGCGATGATGCGCGTCACAAGATCTGGCGGATTGGACCCGACCTGGATGGCCTCAGCGAGGCGGAGCGCGCTGAAAAGTACCGAGGAACTGCCTCCTACGTCAGGGAATTCGGCAAGAAGGCTGTTGGTCCATCTAGTGGAAATCACAAGTACAATCTTCGAGATCTGGAGTCCACGCCACGATCTCTGAAGCGCCTTATGGATCAAAATGAACGGACACCAGGCTCTGTTGAAAAGACGACGACCAAGCGTTCGTTCCTGGAAATGCTGGGCGTAGCTGGCCAGGAGACGGAAGCCACAGAACACCCACAGAAGCGGGCGAAGCCACTGGAGTCACGTGGAAGGCGGCTCTTTGGACCTTCCAGCCAGGAAACTGCTTGCAGGCATATACAACTTCAGCCCATAAACGAAGAGGATGCGTCGCCGAGCAAGAGGCAAAAGGAGAACTCTGCCGCGGAGGATGTCTCGCCACTGCACAAGCTTCTCAGCACACCAAGTCATTCCCCCTTGAGTGAGAATGTGAACCATATGTACACCTCCCCGCCAACCAcgtcagcggcagcagcagcggtggcTGCCGACGCGGTCAATCCGCCGCCGATCTCCGCTGCCATCTACTCGCCCACCTCCAACCTGCCCAACTACGTGCTGGATGGCGAGGCACCGCACCTGGGCATCATGTCGCCCAAGCGGAAGGCGAAGGAGAAGGTGGACTGGCTGACGAACATCCGCAAACAGAAGCTGATGAGTGGCAGGGCCCATGTGACGCTCAGCGAAAAGATCAGCGAGGAGCAACAGACCGATGTGCTGGCATCTCCGCGCCTCCAGAGCCTGCGGCAGTCCGAGTGCAGTCCCAGGATACACGCCTCGCCCCGCAGACGAATCTCCCACACGGACGGAGGCGGTGGCACGCCGGCTGGCAGCTCCTCGcactcccattcccaatcccagccAAAAACGCCCACTTCCAGTAGGCGAAACAGCGAGACGACGCTCCTGCGATTCTTTAGCATTCAGAGGAGTAGCAGTGTGCCGGCGGGGGAAACAACGACAACGAATGCGGCTCCCTCCTCTCCCGATCCCCATCCCCCGGCAGTGACTGCGCCCGCATCCACGCCCCTCAGCATGCGCACGCCCACGACGGCGGTGGGCAGCGATTGA
- the LOC6735921 gene encoding lethal(2)neighbour of tid protein: MAPPKAASHRPAVRRKKSGTLVDSILDKYLNVRFFKYLLLEPAALPIVGLFVLLAELVINVVVIQRVPYTEIDWVAYMQECEGFLNGTTNYSLLRGDTGPLVYPAAFVYIYSALYYITSHGTNVRLAQYIFAGIYLLQLALVLRLYAKSRKVPPYVLVLSAFTSYRIHSIYVLRLFNDPVAVLLLYAALNLFLDRRWTLGSTFFSFAVGVKMNILLFAPALLLFYLANLGLLRTILQLAVCGVVQLLLGAPFLLTHPVEYLRGSFDLGRIFEHKWTVNYRFLSRDLFENRSFHVSLLGLHLLLLLAFAKPIWTFFQSYVRLRRIEDQLQPQIAQQNLELKKRPKKVEKDKDKDQKKFTSEQQSFLKAFEKSLQKASGGKATAAPAQAEPERYGIHFDRCTQLALLPFFLCNLVGVACSRSLHYQFYVWYFHSLPYLAWSTPYSLGVRCLILGLIEYCWNTYPSTNFSSAALHFTHVVLLAGVAKQLVQTMRINNAAKREQQEQQKKLQ, translated from the exons ATGGCCCCGCCAAAGGCCGCCAGCCATCGTCCGGCGGTGCGGCGCAAGAAGTCGGGCACCCTGGTGGACTCCATCCTGGACAAGTACCTCAACGTGCGCTTCTTCAAGTACCTGCTCCTGGAGCCGGCCGCTCTGCCCATAGTTGGCCTCTTCGTGCTCCTGGCGGAGCTGGTCATCAACGTGGTGGTCATCCAGCGGGTGCCCTACACGGAGATCGACTGGGTCGCCTACATGCAGGAGTGCGAGGGCTTCCTGAACGGCACCACCAACTACAGTCTGCTGCGCG GAGACACAGGACCTCTTGTGTATCCCGCTGCCTTCGTGTACATCTACTCGGCTCTCTACTACATCACGTCCCATGGAACGAACGTGCGCCTGGCACAGTACATCTTCGCCGGGATCTATCTGCTCCAGCTGGCCCTGGTGCTGAGGCTATACGCGAAGAGCAGGAAGGTACCGCCGTATGTGCTGGTGCTCAGTGCCTTCACGTCGTACCGGATCCACTCGATATACGTGCTGCGACTGTTCAACGATCCGGTGGCAGTGCTGCTCCTCTATGCTGCACTCAATCTGTTCCTGGACAGGAGGTGGACTTTGGGAAGCACCTTCTTCAGCTTTGCGGTGGGCGTTAAGATGAACATACTGCTGTTTGCGCCTGCCCTACTTCTGTTCTACTTGGCCAATCTGGGACTTCTGCGTACGATCCTGCAGCTGGCTGTCTGCGGAGTGGTACAACTGCTGCTGGGCGCTCCTTTCCTGCTCACCCATCCTGTGGAGTATCTGCGAGGCAGCTTTGATCTGGGACGCATCTTCGAGCACAAGTGGACGGTCAACTATCGGTTCCTGAGCAGAGATCTGTTCGAGAATCGATCCTTCCACGTTTCTCTGTTAGGACTGcatctgctgctcctgctggccTTCGCCAAGCCCATCTGGACCTTTTTCCAGAGCTACGTGCGCCTTCGCCGCATTGAGGACCAGCTACAGCCCCAAATAGCCCAGCAGAACCTTGAGCTGAAGAAAAGACCAAAGAAGGTGGAAAAGGACAAAGACAAGGACCAGAAGAAgtttacatccgagcagcagTCCTTCCTGAAGGCCTTCGAGAAGAGCCTGCAGAAGGCGTCCGGAGGCAAGGCCACTGCGGCGCCCGCCCAGGCGGAACCGGAACGCTACGGCATCCACTTCGATCGCTGCACCCAGCTGGCCCTGCTGCCGTTCTTCCTGTGCAACCTGGTTGGCGTGGCCTGCTCCCGATCCCTGCACTATCAGTTCTACGTCTGGTACTTCCACTCGCTGCCCTATTTGGCCTGGTCCACGCCGTACTCCTTGGGCGTGCGCTGCCTGATCCTCGGACTGATTGAGTACTGCTGGAACACCTATCCCAGTACGAACTTCTCCAGCGCTGCCCTGCACTTCACCCACGTCGTACTGCTCGCTGGGGTGGCCAAGCAGCTTGTCCAGACCATGCGGATTAATAATGCGGCCAAGagggagcagcaggagcaacagaaGAAGCTGCAGTAA